The following coding sequences are from one Kallotenue papyrolyticum window:
- a CDS encoding tetratricopeptide repeat protein: MEDVQAELQAGIAAVQHGDRQTARVHLLRVLQRDPKNESAWFWISRAMTTTEQALRCIDHLLSLNPHHAQAREEREILQIRLLLEEASLAQAPPSTPSTPQRRYLLGEALLEARVITEAQLAMALQEQQRLARHGQRLRLGEVLLRLKYITPQQLAGAIMAQSETLDHNPERGMGPLGAFLVRRNFVTRAQLCQALSHQQALQHSGQHLRLGDALVSLGYLTPARLQQALREWEIEFNANFY, translated from the coding sequence ATGGAAGACGTGCAGGCCGAGCTACAGGCCGGCATCGCTGCTGTGCAGCATGGTGATCGTCAGACTGCCCGCGTTCACCTGCTCCGTGTGTTGCAGCGCGATCCCAAAAACGAGAGCGCCTGGTTCTGGATCAGCCGCGCCATGACCACTACCGAGCAGGCGTTACGCTGCATTGACCATCTCCTGTCCCTCAATCCGCACCATGCCCAAGCCCGGGAAGAGCGTGAAATTCTGCAGATTCGTCTGTTGTTAGAAGAAGCCTCGCTGGCGCAGGCGCCGCCGAGCACGCCCTCCACGCCCCAACGGCGCTACCTGCTGGGCGAAGCCCTGCTGGAGGCGCGCGTGATCACCGAGGCGCAACTGGCCATGGCCCTGCAGGAACAACAACGTCTGGCACGGCACGGCCAGCGACTGCGCCTGGGCGAGGTCCTGCTGCGGCTCAAGTACATCACGCCCCAGCAGCTCGCCGGCGCAATCATGGCACAATCCGAGACCCTTGATCATAATCCCGAACGCGGCATGGGACCACTCGGTGCCTTTCTGGTGCGGCGCAACTTCGTGACGCGCGCGCAACTCTGCCAGGCCCTGAGCCATCAGCAGGCGCTCCAACACAGCGGGCAGCATCTGCGGCTGGGCGATGCACTGGTCAGCCTGGGCTATCTCACGCCCGCCCGGCTACAGCAGGCGCTGCGTGAATGGGAGATCGAGTTCAACGCCAACTTCTACTGA
- a CDS encoding sensor histidine kinase, which produces MRHASAPLAGDQTSARILVVDDEPSICLVLRKCLALDGLRVETATNPHQALARLTHEPFDLLVADISMPEMNGLELAEQARAHQTLLGVIIMTAYGSAENLTRALRIGIADFIAKPFNIEDMRLAVRRALERQRLQRENMRLHMLTQILEYSQRLNSTLDLETLYRIIAEIVAGESGAQGVELWLANEAQVLRLVYRQGALAERAAAAARVAEQCYCSGELQHVTLDRPQGHVVVGMPLRVQDERLGALVSVHNASPPRSYHEALSLIANQAAQAIHNAHQYHTLRELDRLKSEFIGIASHELRTPLSLVLGYSSLLRHRLQGQERELIQQVIDGARRMSDIIDDLINLRGAEVGQVPLALETVDLWELLRLAVQELQALAATRQITVQVQTPPQPLLMQADRAKLALVFGHLIDNATKFNEPGGVVRVSAAQGEREGRVWALIEVQDTGWGIAEHDLAHIFDRFYQAAPSATRPRNGLGIGLSLSRTFVELHGGRIEVESRSGQGSTFRIWLPVRTPASGE; this is translated from the coding sequence GTGCGACATGCATCCGCGCCTCTTGCAGGCGATCAGACTAGCGCGCGCATTCTGGTGGTGGATGATGAGCCATCCATTTGCCTGGTATTGCGTAAATGTCTGGCGCTGGACGGCCTGCGGGTGGAAACGGCCACCAATCCGCATCAGGCGCTCGCGCGGCTGACGCATGAGCCCTTCGATCTGCTGGTAGCCGATATCAGCATGCCGGAGATGAATGGGCTGGAGCTGGCCGAGCAGGCGCGCGCGCACCAAACGCTCCTGGGCGTGATCATCATGACGGCCTATGGTTCTGCCGAGAACCTGACGCGCGCGCTGCGCATCGGCATTGCCGACTTCATCGCTAAGCCCTTCAATATCGAAGATATGCGCCTGGCCGTCCGTCGCGCCCTGGAGCGCCAGCGCCTGCAGCGTGAAAATATGCGTCTGCACATGCTGACGCAGATCCTGGAGTACAGCCAGCGTCTCAACAGCACGCTCGATCTGGAGACGTTGTACCGCATCATCGCCGAGATCGTGGCGGGCGAAAGCGGAGCGCAGGGAGTTGAACTCTGGCTGGCCAACGAGGCGCAGGTCCTGCGTCTGGTGTATCGTCAGGGCGCGCTGGCCGAGCGCGCCGCTGCTGCAGCGCGCGTTGCCGAGCAGTGCTATTGCAGCGGCGAGCTCCAACACGTGACGCTTGATAGGCCGCAGGGACACGTCGTGGTGGGCATGCCACTGCGCGTCCAGGACGAGCGCCTTGGCGCGCTGGTTTCGGTGCATAATGCATCGCCGCCGCGCTCGTATCATGAAGCGTTGAGCCTGATCGCCAACCAGGCGGCGCAGGCGATCCATAACGCCCATCAATATCATACGCTGCGCGAGCTGGATCGCCTTAAGAGCGAATTCATCGGTATCGCCTCGCACGAGCTGCGCACGCCGCTCTCGCTGGTGCTGGGCTATAGCTCGCTTCTGCGCCATCGTCTGCAGGGGCAGGAGCGCGAACTGATCCAGCAGGTCATCGACGGTGCGCGGCGCATGAGCGATATCATCGACGATCTGATCAACCTACGCGGTGCTGAGGTTGGCCAGGTGCCTCTCGCGCTCGAGACGGTTGACCTCTGGGAGTTGCTGCGTCTGGCGGTTCAGGAGCTGCAGGCACTGGCGGCCACGCGGCAGATCACGGTGCAGGTGCAGACGCCGCCGCAGCCACTGCTGATGCAGGCAGATCGGGCCAAACTGGCGCTGGTCTTCGGCCATCTGATCGACAACGCTACTAAGTTCAACGAGCCCGGCGGCGTAGTGCGCGTCAGCGCCGCGCAAGGAGAGCGTGAAGGACGGGTCTGGGCGCTGATCGAGGTGCAGGATACTGGCTGGGGCATCGCGGAGCACGATCTGGCGCATATCTTCGATCGCTTCTACCAGGCTGCGCCATCGGCGACGCGGCCACGCAATGGCCTGGGCATCGGCCTATCGCTGTCACGCACCTTTGTTGAGTTGCACGGCGGACGCATCGAGGTCGAGAGTCGGTCCGGTCAGGGCAGTACATTTCGCATCTGGTTGCCGGTGCGCACGCCGGCAAGCGGGGAGTAA
- the atpB gene encoding F0F1 ATP synthase subunit A, whose amino-acid sequence MSTRNKILLALLALIAVSAALRYGLPAIFGVNPPVVSVKAEPVFSIDGSGFHFGPAMFEGGHHPEGFVVTNAMLMAALVTIVLALLAWRATRNVQLVPGGFQNFMEIVIDGLYNTFGSVDRRYIRRFWPVVGTIFFYVLMSNWLALVPGVLSIGYRVPEAALHGTAHSEASGDAAHAKESAASKSAAPEGEHAAAEDEHLVLVPYLRSPSADLNNTLMLALVAVLFAQFWGIKELGGHYFYKFFPYKDGPIGIFAGIVELISEFARILSYSFRLFGNIFAGEVIILVMLFLFPLLPLPFMGLELFVGFIQAFVFAILCMAFSSLATQAHGDHGHGPAHSDESSHAELGGTLRQNPTH is encoded by the coding sequence TTGTCCACGCGCAATAAGATCCTCTTGGCGCTGCTCGCGCTGATTGCTGTCAGCGCCGCGTTGCGGTATGGCCTGCCGGCCATTTTTGGCGTGAACCCACCGGTGGTCTCGGTCAAGGCCGAGCCGGTCTTCAGCATCGACGGCAGTGGCTTCCACTTTGGGCCGGCGATGTTCGAGGGTGGTCACCATCCCGAAGGCTTTGTGGTAACCAACGCCATGCTCATGGCCGCGCTGGTGACGATCGTGTTGGCATTGCTGGCCTGGCGCGCGACGCGCAACGTCCAACTGGTGCCCGGCGGGTTCCAGAACTTCATGGAGATCGTCATTGACGGGTTGTACAACACCTTTGGCAGCGTCGATCGGCGCTACATCCGGCGCTTCTGGCCGGTAGTCGGCACGATCTTCTTCTACGTGTTGATGTCGAACTGGCTGGCGCTGGTGCCCGGTGTGCTCTCGATCGGCTACCGCGTGCCGGAAGCGGCGCTGCACGGTACGGCGCATAGCGAAGCATCCGGCGATGCGGCGCATGCTAAGGAGTCGGCGGCAAGCAAGTCGGCCGCGCCGGAGGGGGAGCACGCCGCGGCCGAGGACGAGCACCTGGTGCTGGTGCCCTACCTGCGCTCGCCCAGCGCCGATCTCAACAACACACTGATGCTGGCGCTGGTGGCGGTGCTCTTCGCGCAGTTCTGGGGCATCAAGGAGCTGGGTGGCCACTACTTCTACAAGTTCTTCCCCTATAAGGATGGCCCGATCGGCATCTTTGCCGGCATTGTCGAACTGATCTCGGAGTTTGCGCGCATTCTGTCATACTCCTTCCGTTTGTTCGGCAATATCTTTGCCGGCGAAGTGATCATCCTGGTGATGCTGTTCCTGTTCCCACTGCTGCCGTTGCCGTTCATGGGGCTGGAACTGTTCGTTGGCTTCATTCAGGCGTTTGTGTTCGCCATTCTGTGCATGGCCTTCTCGTCGCTGGCCACCCAGGCGCACGGCGACCATGGACATGGGCCGGCGCACAGCGATGAGTCGAGCCATGCCGAGCTGGGTGGGACGCTGCGGCAGAATCCCACGCACTAG
- the atpE gene encoding ATP synthase F0 subunit C, protein MTPEAARLLATGLAIGLGAIGPGIGIGVLVGGALQAIGRNPEAEGSIRTNMFLGIVFAESLTIFALVIAFMIGFGVIQ, encoded by the coding sequence ATGACACCGGAAGCAGCTCGCCTGTTGGCGACGGGTTTGGCGATCGGTTTGGGCGCGATCGGGCCGGGCATCGGCATCGGCGTGCTGGTAGGTGGCGCGCTGCAGGCGATCGGGCGCAACCCCGAAGCCGAAGGCTCGATCCGCACCAACATGTTCCTTGGCATCGTGTTTGCCGAGTCGCTGACGATCTTCGCGCTGGTTATCGCGTTCATGATCGGCTTCGGCGTGATCCAGTAG
- a CDS encoding F0F1 ATP synthase subunit B, producing the protein MDALGIDLGAFLWYAVNFGLLLFLLQRFLYRPLLGVMERRQAVIRESMENAEQVKQQLARAQQDYEARLAEARQEAARIIAQANERAQVSAKEIIAQAQAEAERIRQEAQQQAEAEREQMLRSLQTQISNLVIQAASAVVGHELKRNGHDQLIQQAIADLGRL; encoded by the coding sequence GTGGACGCGTTAGGTATCGATCTGGGCGCCTTTCTCTGGTACGCCGTCAATTTCGGACTGCTGCTCTTTCTGCTGCAGCGCTTTCTCTACCGCCCGCTGCTGGGCGTGATGGAGCGCCGCCAGGCGGTGATCCGCGAAAGCATGGAGAACGCCGAGCAGGTCAAGCAGCAACTGGCGCGCGCGCAGCAAGACTACGAGGCGCGTCTGGCCGAGGCGCGTCAGGAAGCGGCGCGGATCATCGCCCAGGCCAACGAGCGGGCGCAGGTATCGGCCAAGGAGATCATCGCCCAGGCGCAGGCCGAAGCCGAGCGCATCCGCCAGGAGGCGCAGCAGCAGGCCGAGGCCGAGCGCGAGCAGATGCTGCGCAGCCTGCAGACGCAGATCTCCAACCTGGTGATCCAGGCGGCCAGTGCGGTGGTGGGCCATGAGCTCAAGCGCAACGGCCACGACCAGCTGATCCAGCAGGCGATCGCCGACCTTGGGAGGCTGTAA
- the atpH gene encoding ATP synthase F1 subunit delta, which produces MATVGLDPAVVARALYDSLVQTLRDNDAEDQLDEVVHQFMLLARGSGPREASVTSAVPLSEEQQQAIVQQLRAKYGPALEVEFKVDPSILGGLIVRVGDKVLDESVRSRLVELQQRMLGS; this is translated from the coding sequence ATGGCAACCGTGGGGCTCGATCCCGCTGTCGTGGCGCGCGCGCTCTACGATTCGCTGGTGCAGACGCTGCGCGACAACGACGCCGAGGATCAACTGGATGAGGTGGTGCACCAGTTCATGCTGCTGGCACGCGGCTCCGGTCCGCGCGAGGCGAGCGTCACCAGCGCCGTGCCGCTGAGCGAGGAGCAGCAGCAGGCGATTGTGCAGCAGTTGCGCGCCAAGTATGGGCCTGCGCTGGAGGTGGAGTTCAAGGTCGACCCGTCCATTCTGGGTGGCCTGATCGTGCGCGTAGGCGACAAAGTGTTGGACGAGAGCGTGCGCAGTCGCTTGGTCGAGCTTCAGCAACGCATGCTGGGAAGCTAG
- the atpA gene encoding F0F1 ATP synthase subunit alpha, which translates to MAVSTEDILQRLQQALRTTTLEQPQPVNVGTVVSVGDGVARIEGLRQAMASELLEFPAKDGKPPVYGIALNLERDYVSAIILGDYLDIEEGDLVKSTGRIIEVPVGDALLGRVVNALGQPIDGKGPIHTTKTRPIERIAPGVITRKSVDTPVQTGIIAIDGMIPIGRGQRELIIGDRQTGKTALAIDTIINQKGKDLLCIYVAIGQKKAQIAQIVGILEQYGAMEYTIVVAASASESAALQYIAPYAGCAMGEEFMESGRDALIVYDDLTKHAQAYRQVSLLLRRPPGREAYPGDVFYLHSRLLERAARLNEDYGGGSLTALPIIETQANDVSAYIPTNVISITDGQIFLESDLFYAGQRPAVNAGTSVSRVGSAAQIKAMKQVSGGLKLQLAQFRELAAFAQFGSDLDAATRQQLERGQRVTEILKQPQYQPMPVEDQVMIIWVATNGLLDQVPVARIQDFKREFLQYMRTTHPEVGRTIAETKVFSDQTAEALRAAAEEFLASTNYREA; encoded by the coding sequence ATGGCTGTCTCAACCGAAGATATTTTGCAACGATTGCAACAGGCGCTGCGGACGACTACGCTCGAACAGCCGCAGCCCGTCAACGTCGGAACCGTCGTGTCGGTCGGCGACGGCGTGGCGCGTATCGAAGGGCTGCGCCAGGCGATGGCCTCGGAGCTGCTGGAGTTCCCGGCCAAGGACGGCAAGCCGCCGGTGTATGGCATCGCGCTGAACCTGGAGCGCGACTACGTGTCGGCGATCATCCTGGGCGACTACTTGGATATCGAAGAGGGCGATCTGGTCAAGAGCACCGGGCGCATCATCGAGGTGCCGGTGGGCGATGCGCTGCTGGGGCGCGTGGTCAACGCCCTGGGCCAGCCGATCGACGGCAAGGGGCCGATCCACACCACCAAGACGCGTCCGATCGAGCGCATCGCGCCCGGCGTGATCACGCGCAAGTCGGTCGATACCCCGGTGCAGACCGGCATCATCGCCATCGACGGCATGATCCCTATCGGTCGCGGCCAGCGCGAGCTGATCATCGGCGACCGTCAGACCGGCAAGACGGCCCTGGCGATCGACACGATCATCAACCAGAAGGGCAAGGACCTGCTCTGCATCTACGTGGCGATCGGCCAGAAAAAGGCGCAGATCGCCCAGATCGTCGGTATTCTGGAGCAGTATGGCGCGATGGAGTACACGATTGTGGTGGCCGCCTCGGCTTCGGAATCGGCGGCGCTGCAGTATATCGCGCCCTACGCCGGCTGCGCCATGGGCGAGGAGTTCATGGAGAGCGGTCGCGACGCGCTGATCGTCTATGACGACCTGACCAAGCACGCGCAGGCCTATCGCCAGGTCTCGCTGCTGTTGCGCCGCCCGCCGGGCCGCGAAGCCTACCCGGGCGATGTCTTCTACCTGCACTCGCGCCTGCTGGAGCGCGCCGCGCGGCTCAACGAAGACTACGGCGGTGGCTCGCTGACCGCGTTGCCGATCATCGAGACGCAAGCCAACGACGTGTCGGCCTATATCCCGACCAACGTGATCTCGATCACCGACGGTCAGATCTTCCTTGAGTCGGACCTGTTCTATGCCGGCCAGCGTCCGGCGGTCAACGCCGGCACCTCGGTCTCGCGCGTGGGCAGCGCCGCGCAGATCAAGGCCATGAAGCAGGTCTCCGGCGGTCTCAAGCTGCAACTGGCGCAGTTCCGCGAACTGGCCGCCTTTGCGCAGTTCGGCTCCGACCTGGACGCCGCGACGCGCCAGCAGTTGGAGCGCGGCCAGCGCGTGACCGAGATCCTCAAGCAGCCACAGTACCAGCCCATGCCCGTCGAAGACCAGGTGATGATCATCTGGGTCGCGACCAATGGCTTGCTCGATCAGGTGCCGGTGGCGCGCATTCAGGACTTCAAGCGCGAGTTCCTGCAGTACATGCGTACCACCCATCCCGAGGTGGGACGCACGATCGCCGAGACCAAGGTCTTCAGCGATCAGACCGCCGAGGCGCTGCGCGCTGCCGCCGAGGAGTTCCTGGCGAGCACCAACTACCGAGAAGCGTAA
- a CDS encoding F0F1 ATP synthase subunit gamma, with the protein MASLREIRRRVRSVKNVAKITKAMEMVSASKMRRAQRNTQASRPYAERMRVVMADLVQRAGGQLAHPLLTQRSAVRRVGLVIVTPDRGLCGALITNVLRTASRFLLEQRRQGREFEVLTVGKKGRDFAVRTGLPLMAEVTGLGDAPALIDILPIATNVIDGFTQGRFDEVYIVYTAFINTMSQKPELRRLLPIEPPQEPAGGGVDYTYEPSQDEVLNALLPRYVEVQIYQAILESIASEHSARMIAMRNATDNAKELVRDLTLSANKARQAAITKELAEISAGSLR; encoded by the coding sequence ATGGCATCGTTACGCGAAATCCGTCGTCGCGTGCGCTCGGTCAAGAACGTGGCCAAGATCACCAAGGCCATGGAGATGGTCTCGGCCTCCAAGATGCGCCGGGCACAGCGCAACACCCAGGCGTCGCGGCCCTATGCCGAGCGCATGCGTGTGGTGATGGCCGATCTGGTGCAGCGCGCCGGCGGTCAGCTAGCCCATCCGCTGCTGACGCAGCGCAGCGCGGTGCGACGGGTAGGGCTGGTGATCGTCACGCCCGATCGCGGGCTGTGCGGCGCCTTGATCACCAACGTGCTGCGCACCGCGTCGCGCTTCTTGCTGGAGCAGCGCCGCCAGGGCCGCGAGTTCGAGGTGCTGACCGTCGGCAAGAAGGGGCGCGATTTTGCAGTGCGCACCGGCCTGCCGCTGATGGCCGAAGTCACCGGGCTGGGCGATGCACCGGCGTTGATCGATATCCTGCCGATCGCCACCAACGTCATCGACGGCTTCACGCAGGGGCGCTTCGACGAGGTGTATATCGTTTACACCGCCTTCATCAACACCATGAGCCAGAAGCCGGAGCTGCGCCGGCTGTTGCCGATCGAGCCACCGCAGGAGCCGGCGGGCGGCGGGGTGGATTACACCTACGAGCCCAGTCAGGACGAGGTGTTGAACGCGCTGCTGCCGCGCTACGTCGAGGTGCAGATCTATCAGGCGATCCTGGAATCGATCGCCAGCGAGCACTCGGCGCGCATGATCGCCATGCGCAACGCGACCGATAACGCCAAGGAACTGGTGCGCGATCTGACCCTTTCGGCCAACAAGGCGCGCCAGGCTGCGATCACCAAGGAGCTGGCCGAAATTTCGGCAGGCAGTTTACGATAG
- the atpD gene encoding F0F1 ATP synthase subunit beta, with the protein MSRTTSNGRRGAAGEITQIIGVVVDATFPEEQIPEIYNAIAIPLTPDAEARMERGEEPQAGEVLICEVQQHLGGGQVRAVAMSTTDGLRRGLKVYDTGAPIAVPVGPETLGRVFNVIGEPIDNQGPVNARERRSIHRPAPSFEEQSTQVEMLETGIKVIDLIAPFTKGGKTGVFGGAGVGKTVIIQELIANIAKRAGLSVFAGVGERSREGNDLIHEMAAAMIDENTRVLDKTTMVFGQMNEPPGARLRVGLTGLTLAEYFRDEGRDVLLFIDNIFRFTQAGAEVSALLGRLPSAVGYQPTLGTEMGELQERITSTKRGSITSVQAVYVPADDYTDPAPATTFAHLDATIALERSIADQGIYPAVDPLASTSRILDPNIVGEDHYRVARQCQQVLQRYRDLQDIIAILGLEELSDEDKLTVARARKIQRFFSQAFTVAQQFTGRPGQYVPIQETVRGFGMILSGELDHIPEQMFLYAGPIDDVIARYEQSRK; encoded by the coding sequence ATGAGCCGCACCACCAGCAATGGCCGTCGCGGAGCTGCTGGTGAGATCACACAAATCATCGGCGTCGTGGTGGACGCAACCTTTCCGGAGGAGCAGATCCCGGAGATCTACAACGCGATCGCGATCCCGCTCACGCCGGATGCTGAAGCACGCATGGAGCGCGGCGAAGAGCCGCAGGCGGGCGAGGTGCTGATCTGCGAGGTCCAGCAGCACCTGGGTGGCGGGCAGGTGCGCGCGGTGGCGATGAGCACCACCGATGGCCTGCGCCGCGGGTTGAAGGTGTACGACACCGGCGCGCCGATCGCCGTACCGGTTGGGCCGGAGACGCTGGGCCGCGTCTTCAACGTGATCGGCGAGCCGATCGATAACCAAGGGCCGGTCAACGCCCGCGAGCGGCGCTCGATCCACCGTCCGGCGCCCTCGTTCGAAGAGCAGAGCACGCAGGTCGAGATGCTGGAGACCGGCATCAAGGTCATCGACCTGATCGCGCCCTTCACCAAGGGTGGCAAGACCGGCGTCTTCGGAGGTGCGGGCGTCGGTAAGACGGTGATCATTCAGGAGCTGATCGCCAACATCGCCAAGCGCGCTGGGCTGTCGGTCTTCGCCGGCGTGGGTGAGCGCTCGCGCGAGGGCAACGACCTGATCCATGAGATGGCCGCGGCGATGATCGATGAGAACACGCGCGTGCTCGACAAGACCACCATGGTCTTCGGCCAGATGAACGAGCCGCCCGGCGCGCGCCTGCGCGTGGGGCTGACCGGCCTGACGCTGGCCGAGTACTTCCGCGATGAGGGCCGCGACGTGCTGCTCTTCATCGACAACATCTTCCGCTTCACGCAGGCGGGCGCCGAGGTGTCGGCCCTGCTGGGACGCCTGCCCAGCGCTGTGGGCTACCAGCCGACGCTCGGCACCGAGATGGGCGAGCTGCAGGAGCGCATCACCTCCACCAAGCGCGGCTCGATCACCTCGGTCCAGGCGGTATACGTGCCCGCCGACGACTACACCGATCCGGCGCCGGCGACGACCTTTGCCCACCTCGACGCGACCATCGCGCTGGAGCGCTCGATCGCCGACCAGGGCATCTACCCGGCGGTGGACCCGCTGGCCTCGACCTCGCGCATTCTCGATCCCAACATCGTTGGCGAGGATCACTACCGCGTGGCGCGCCAGTGCCAGCAGGTGCTGCAGCGCTACCGCGATCTGCAGGATATCATTGCCATTCTGGGTCTGGAAGAGCTTTCCGACGAGGACAAGCTGACCGTGGCGCGCGCGCGCAAGATCCAGCGCTTCTTCTCGCAGGCCTTCACCGTGGCGCAGCAGTTCACCGGGCGGCCCGGCCAGTATGTGCCGATCCAGGAGACGGTGCGTGGCTTCGGCATGATCCTTTCCGGCGAGTTGGATCATATTCCGGAGCAGATGTTCCTATACGCCGGCCCGATCGACGATGTGATCGCGCGCTACGAGCAGTCGCGCAAGTAG
- a CDS encoding F0F1 ATP synthase subunit epsilon, with product MPFRLEVVTAERIVLSDDVDQVNVPGAAGRMGIMARHEPLLTSLVPGEMTIIKDGERIPFAISGGFMEVLPDRVTILADTAERADEIDEARAEAARQRAEAILRERRSEQEMLLAEAQLRRALVRLQVARLKRAGRRSGPGGTLE from the coding sequence ATGCCTTTTCGACTCGAAGTTGTGACCGCCGAGCGCATCGTTCTCTCGGATGACGTTGATCAGGTCAATGTGCCGGGCGCAGCGGGCCGCATGGGCATCATGGCGCGCCACGAGCCGTTGCTGACGTCGCTGGTGCCCGGTGAGATGACGATCATCAAGGATGGCGAGCGCATCCCGTTCGCCATCTCCGGCGGCTTTATGGAAGTGCTGCCCGACCGGGTGACGATCCTGGCCGACACCGCCGAGCGCGCCGATGAGATCGACGAGGCGCGCGCCGAAGCGGCCCGTCAGCGCGCCGAAGCCATTCTGCGCGAGCGACGCTCCGAGCAGGAGATGCTGCTGGCCGAGGCGCAACTACGCCGCGCGCTGGTGCGCCTGCAGGTGGCGCGTCTCAAACGCGCCGGGCGCCGCAGCGGACCGGGCGGCACGCTTGAGTGA
- a CDS encoding rod shape-determining protein, which translates to MARKIGIDLGTANVQVYVKGKGIVLSEPSVVALSTKTGRPRAVGVDALEMLGREPESIEVVRPMRNGVIADYVVTEAMLRHFIRKANAGSFSRPAVMVCIPAGVTSVEMRAVRDAAIQAGAHPKHTYLIREPLAAAIGANIPTARASGNMVIDIGGGTTEVAVISLNDIVVSASVRVGGVKFDEAIAAYIKRKYNVVIGERTAESVKIEVGSALPLERPLLMQVRGRDQVSGLPKTIQISSNEVTEAIQEPLEAIISAVRAVLVETPPELASDIIDKGMIMTGGGSMLRRINELLTEVTGVPCYVADQPANCVAIGTGLALENLHILRDSLSGDDA; encoded by the coding sequence GTGGCGCGTAAAATTGGTATTGATCTGGGAACCGCGAACGTACAGGTCTATGTCAAGGGCAAGGGCATCGTCCTGAGCGAGCCGTCGGTGGTGGCGCTCTCGACCAAAACCGGGCGCCCGCGCGCCGTGGGCGTGGATGCGCTGGAAATGTTAGGCCGCGAGCCGGAGAGCATCGAAGTGGTGCGCCCGATGCGCAACGGCGTGATCGCCGACTACGTCGTGACCGAAGCCATGCTGCGGCACTTCATCCGCAAGGCCAATGCCGGCTCCTTCTCGCGGCCGGCGGTGATGGTCTGCATTCCGGCGGGCGTCACCTCGGTCGAAATGCGTGCTGTGCGCGACGCCGCCATCCAGGCCGGCGCGCATCCCAAGCATACCTATCTGATCCGCGAGCCGCTGGCGGCGGCGATCGGCGCCAACATTCCCACCGCCAGGGCCTCAGGCAACATGGTGATCGATATCGGCGGCGGCACCACCGAAGTGGCGGTCATCTCGCTCAACGATATCGTGGTCAGCGCCTCGGTGCGCGTCGGCGGCGTGAAGTTCGATGAGGCGATCGCCGCCTACATTAAGCGCAAGTACAACGTGGTGATCGGCGAGCGCACCGCCGAGAGCGTCAAGATCGAGGTGGGTTCGGCGCTGCCGCTGGAACGACCGTTGCTGATGCAGGTGCGCGGACGCGATCAGGTCTCGGGCTTGCCCAAAACGATCCAGATCAGCTCCAACGAAGTGACCGAAGCGATCCAGGAGCCGCTCGAAGCGATCATCAGCGCGGTGCGCGCCGTGCTGGTCGAAACGCCTCCGGAGCTCGCCTCGGACATTATCGACAAGGGCATGATCATGACCGGTGGCGGCTCTATGCTGCGGCGCATCAACGAGCTGCTGACGGAAGTGACCGGCGTGCCGTGCTACGTCGCCGACCAGCCGGCCAACTGCGTCGCGATCGGTACGGGTCTGGCCCTGGAGAACCTGCATATCCTGCGCGATAGCTTGTCGGGCGATGACGCCTGA